The stretch of DNA GGGCTGTCTCAGTTGCTGACCCCCGGCCGTGTCCGCTGCCGCCTGCAGGTGATGATGGCCCTCTCCAGCCACCTGAACGCGGTGGAGTCGGAGAAGCAGAAGCTGCGGGCCCAGGTGCGCCGGCTGTGCCAGGAGAACCAGTGGCTGCGGGACGAGCTGGCCAACACCCAGCAGAAGCTGCAGAAGAGCGAGCAGAGCGTGgcccagctggaggaggagaagaagCACCTGGAGTTCATGAACCAGCTGAAGAAGTACGACGAGGACGTCTCCCCATCGGTGAGCCCTCCTGCTTTCGCTTCCCAGCACTCTGCGACAAGGGTGTCGTCTTGGGTGCGCTAAGCGGATGAAAGAAATCGGACCTTTCTATttgttctgggtttttttttgttcgggTGGAACCAAAGATGTCTGGTTTTAAGGAAACTCTCCGGGAAAGGTGATGGTTTTCCTAGGCAGGCTTATAACTTCCAGTTTGTCTGATATTAAAAACTCCATACTTTGCTTACTATGCaggtttatttttcaatttacaACTGATTGAAGATCAATCTGGCCATTCTGACTTATTTGCCAAATAATTAGATCAATAATTAGATCAAACCTCAGAGCCCCTCAAGAATTAGAATGGATCATCCCTGCTGTAGATTATTATCTGCTCCATTTGTCTCTGGAAAAAAGACTCTTCTTCTCCGATTTGCTTCCTTACATGAGGATGCTACTACGTGCTTACTGGCAAGGAAACCAGCAGTCCTTCATGTAATATCCACAGTGATGTCTGATGGTCTCAATGAACATTTAGTGTTAAGCAAAATCACTTAGGCTGATCTCAGCAGTTCCTTGTTTGTGCCTCAACTTTCCAGCAGAGCTAATGTAAATccacctggaaaaaaaatcttcattttaAGACTGCTTGTTCAGCAAGAGtttgatttttcatttaatttcctttCTTAACTCCACTGCAAAAAAAGTCTTTTAGTTAAGCTGCAggaattctaaaaaaaatcctaaaagccGCAGCCTTAAAAGGTAAGTGTACAGCTCTCCATAATCCCCTGAGATCCCAGTGGGGAAAGTTGTTCATCTCTGGATGACTTCAGATGCGGGGCCTTAAGAATAACAAAAGTATCGATAGACCTCAATGAACATGGACTGTCATCTCCTTTTGTGTAGAAATGAGCTTCAGTTTGCCTGGTCCAAGTTATGAAAAATGGCCGGGAGTGGATAATCTTGGTTGCATCTCTTATACCTCGAATCTTTTCCCAGGAGGAGAAAGATGGGGAGCCTCCCAAGGACACTCTGGATGACCTCTTTCCCAATGATGAAGAGGAGTCTGGCCAAGGAAGTAAGGGAGAAAAATTCAATTTCTGTCACAGTTCAGTGTCAGACGCATGTGGGCCTCCAGGTTAGGAGGTAGGAGGTGTGGCCAGACATGGCCGCGTGGCTCTACTGTCGCCACCTTTTGGGCTGACCGGCTGCCATCCCTCTCCTCCCCCTCCACAGTGCAGCACCAGCACAACAGTGCAGCAGTGGCGGCGGCCCAGCAGGGAGGCTACGAGATCCCCGCCCGTCTGCGCACCCTGCACAACCTGGTCATCCAGTACGCCTCCCAGGGCCGCTACGAGGTGGCTGTGCCGCTGTGCAAGCAAGCGCTAGAAGACCTGGAGAAGACCTCTGGCCACGACCACCCAGATGTGGCCACCATGCTCAACATCCTGGCTCTGGTTTACAGGTGGGGCCACCCTGTACTCTGCTCGCCTTCCACTGTCCCTTTTCCCTGTCCTAGCTCTCACGTGACCCAACACAATGCCCCTGCCGCTCTGTCGTGCGTGTGCCCATCTACGAGAAAAGCGCGCTTCTAAACCGCAAGCTTTGATTTCTTCCTTTTTAGGGATCAGAACAAGTACAAGGAGGCCGCACATCTGCTCAATGACGCTTTGTCCATCCGCGAGAAGACGCTTGGAAAGGATCATCCTGCAGTAAGTACCGTCGAGAAAAAGGCCGCAGAGGAGAATGAGTTCATCTTGACAGTTCAGTAGCATTGTGGATTGGTGATAGTTAAGAACTGGACAAAATGCCGTGAGGTTTTTGTTTATCTCAGTGCAGTTTCAAAACGTGGATATGTAAATTGAAATAACTTTGTGTTCTTTTCACTAGAACACCCTAGGGCTTCTTTTGGAGTCAAGGCTGTTTGATCATGGATTGATACCTCCTGTATTCATTCTCTTGACCTAACAgagataaaaacatttttcacatgaAGCACAGAAGACATTCAGAGAATTCATTATGTTCTCAAGTGTGCACACTCTGCACTAGTGCAGATCGTATTGAAGTAAAATTTCTGTCTTTGTGCATGTTTAAAAACGTGACCTTGGTTTGGGGGAGGTGGAATGTCTGCTGAAAATACAATCTGTGACAGAAACAGCATTGCAAGTGTGTGTGCTAAATGTGAAGGAGGGAGCCATTTAGACATCCGGGGGATATTGTCAGAGGCAATTAATGAACTGCAAAGCAGAGTCTCTGCACAGCAGGTTCATGACCTCGCAGCTCTGGAAACCTCTGAGACTGAATCGGTCTAATTAAGCCAGCTGCTTGGCGTGTATATTTATGTGCCcgtgtgatttttattttaggttGCTGCCACACTTAACAACCTGGCTGTGCTCTACGGGAAGAGGGGAAAGTACAAGGAGGCTGAGCCGCTGTGCAAGAGGGCACTTGAGATCAGAGAAAAGGTGTGTCTGCATCTCCATCCTGGGGAAAACACCGTCTTGCCCACAGCTACTCTTAAAAAGTCAGAGAGCCACATCTACCAAATAGTGCAGTAATGCAGTTTTCTGTGCGCTACTTTTTCGGAAAACGCAGTCCTTGGATTTTCTCATTTGCATTCTAGACACAACTCTTAACATGTATTAACCCAGAGCGGAAAGCTGCAGTAAAATGATGCCCTTAAAATTGCCGGTCCTTGTGGAAATttctaaaaatggaaaaaacaaatataaaccagatgattctgaacgtatgttAAGGTGACACTATGACATCACGTCAAGATTTTATGTAGAAAAGTGAATTGATTGGAAGTGGCCAGTTTAAGGTGATGGCAAAATACCCATCTTTGTGAAGTGACAGACGAAGCAACACAAGTCACTTAAAACTTTTCTTTTGCAGGTCTCAGAAATCATTTAGAATAAAGAACTGTAACTACACTGTCAGGAAATGCCAGGTAGCTGAACATGACGCCAAGCGTATATTTGTCTAGATAGCCAATTAAAAGAAACGTACGAAACAAACGTTTCTTCCCTTTTAGTAGTTCCGTGTTCGGGGGGAGAGGGGAATACAGAACTGGGGGGGTGGCTCCCCTCTGACGTGATACATGAAAGCTGTGTGTGGTCTCCTCAGGTGCTTGGGAAGGATCACCCCGACGTGGCCAAGCAGCTGAATAACCTGGCGCTGCTGTGTCAGAACCAGGGGAAGTACGAGGAGGTGGAGTATTACTACTGCCGCGCCCTGGAGATCTACGAGCGCAGGCTGGGTCCCGACGACCCCAATGTTGCCAAGACGAAGAACAACCTGGTGAGCCTGGGGAGcctgtgcgtgtgcgtgtgcacACAGTCGCATTGGTGTCGGGTGGTGCCGAGATCTTTCTTGGTGCAGCACAGGATCTCTTCCACATTTCTCGCGACTAGAATAAACAGCCGTGTAATCAACACCTCTTCCCCACTTTGcatcattatttaaactgctacGCGATAAATCCGCTCGCTGCGCAGCACCTCTGTGCAGCCGCTGTCAGATCTGGTGATGGGCAGATGTATGCAGTGCTGGGCATTGCTGTACACTGTTGTGGATGTGGTCCTAGCCTACACTCTGCATATCACTGCAGATTCAAGCTGGAATCTGTGTAAGAATAGCTGGGATCTTTGTTCTGCAGTATCACAGGAATTTTATGGAAGACTGGATTTACTTACACATGCTTTGTTGAGGGGCATGTATCTGATGGATAttatttgtgtgtttgttttttataccAGTAGAAGCTTTGCTAAAAAAGAAATCGATAGCGACTTGTATGACACCCCGGTTGTCCAGTGTTAACCTGTTGTGG from Lepisosteus oculatus isolate fLepOcu1 chromosome 17, fLepOcu1.hap2, whole genome shotgun sequence encodes:
- the LOC102690498 gene encoding kinesin light chain 1 isoform X4, which produces MSTMVYPREEKLEKLTQEEIISNTKLVIQGLEALKNEHNSILHSLLETIKCLKKDEEANLVHEKSNLLRKSVEMIELGLGEAQVMMALSSHLNAVESEKQKLRAQVRRLCQENQWLRDELANTQQKLQKSEQSVAQLEEEKKHLEFMNQLKKYDEDVSPSEEKDGEPPKDTLDDLFPNDEEESGQGMQHQHNSAAVAAAQQGGYEIPARLRTLHNLVIQYASQGRYEVAVPLCKQALEDLEKTSGHDHPDVATMLNILALVYRDQNKYKEAAHLLNDALSIREKTLGKDHPAVAATLNNLAVLYGKRGKYKEAEPLCKRALEIREKVLGKDHPDVAKQLNNLALLCQNQGKYEEVEYYYCRALEIYERRLGPDDPNVAKTKNNLASCYLKQGKYKEAEILYKEILTRAHEKEFGSVDAQNKPIWMHAEEREEMSKGRHRDSAPYAEYGGWYKACKVNSPTVNTTLRNLGALYRRQGKLEAAETLEECAMRSRKQGIDPINQTRVVEILKDEDTPGRRRSRDSLGSAVKYENSSEGGEEA
- the LOC102690498 gene encoding kinesin light chain 1 isoform X3 codes for the protein MSTMVYPREEKLEKLTQEEIISNTKLVIQGLEALKNEHNSILHSLLETIKCLKKDEEANLVHEKSNLLRKSVEMIELGLGEAQVMMALSSHLNAVESEKQKLRAQVRRLCQENQWLRDELANTQQKLQKSEQSVAQLEEEKKHLEFMNQLKKYDEDVSPSEEKDGEPPKDTLDDLFPNDEEESGQGMQHQHNSAAVAAAQQGGYEIPARLRTLHNLVIQYASQGRYEVAVPLCKQALEDLEKTSGHDHPDVATMLNILALVYRDQNKYKEAAHLLNDALSIREKTLGKDHPAVAATLNNLAVLYGKRGKYKEAEPLCKRALEIREKVLGKDHPDVAKQLNNLALLCQNQGKYEEVEYYYCRALEIYERRLGPDDPNVAKTKNNLASCYLKQGKYKEAEILYKEILTRAHEKEFGSVDAQNKPIWMHAEEREEMSKGRHRDSAPYAEYGGWYKACKVNSPTVNTTLRNLGALYRRQGKLEAAETLEECAMRSRKQGIDPINQTRVVEILKDEDTPGRRRSRDSLGSAVKYENSSEGGEEVSMGVDWNGA